The DNA window TTTTGCTGGGCGCGAGCATTCACGATGTGGCCCAGGCCGCGGCTGCGGGTTACCTCGTGTCTGATCCCGCGGGCGACATCGCCACGCTTACCAAACTGTTGCGGGTAGCCATGCTGGCGCCGCTGGTGCTCTTGATTGGGTACCTGTTACGACGCGGCGAACCCGGCCGCGCCGAATTCCCGTGGTTCCTGTTGGGCTTTGTCGTTCTGCTTGCACTCAACAGTTTCGGGCTGATTCCGCAATCGCTACGGCAGCTGATGGTCGCCGCGTCCAGCTGGTGCCTGCTCGTGACCATGGCGGCGTTGGGCATGCGGACTTCGGTTATTGAATTGATGGGGCTGGGCTGGCGCCCGCTGGCGCAGCTTACGTTGTTAAGTGTGTTCCTGGTCTCCGTGGTTGCGCTGCTGCTGGTGCTGGTTCCGGCCCTGACATGAGCGGGCGACAGAATGCTCCTGCACTGGCGGAGCTCGAGGCACCCGCAGCGACTTGAAGATATCTGAACGCTTAAAACACCGCATCCAGGGGATGCATCAATTAGAGGATAGGACCATGGCAGCATTCAGCAATGCAGATGTTCTCACTGTTCATCACTGGAATGACACGCTCTTCAGCTTCAGGACGACCCGGGATGCCGCGCTGCGGTTTGAGAACGGGCACTTTGTGATGATCGGCCTCGAAGTCGAGGGCAAGCCGTTGATGCGCGCCTACAGCATCGTCAGTGCCAACCACGACGAATACCTGGAGTTTCTCAGTATCAAAGTGCCCGACGGCCCCCTGACATCGCGGCTGCAACACCTCAAGGCCGGCGACAGCCTGCTGGTGAGCAGCAAGCCGGTGGGTACGCTGGTGATGCATGATTTATTGCCGGGCAACAATCTGTACCTGTTCGCCACCGGCACCGGGCTTGCGCCCTTTATGAGCATTATCAAGGACCCGGAGGCCTACGAGCGTTTTGACAAGATTGTGCTGGTGCACTGCGTACGTTTTGTCAGCGAACTGGCCTACCACGACCACATCATGCAGGAACTGCCCGAACATGAGTTTCTCGGCGAAGGGATCCGCGACAAGCTGATCTATTACCCGACGGTGACCCGTGAGCCATTTCGCAACGAAGGCCGGATCACGACCCTGGTCGAGAGCAA is part of the Hydrocarboniclastica marina genome and encodes:
- a CDS encoding ferredoxin--NADP reductase gives rise to the protein MAAFSNADVLTVHHWNDTLFSFRTTRDAALRFENGHFVMIGLEVEGKPLMRAYSIVSANHDEYLEFLSIKVPDGPLTSRLQHLKAGDSLLVSSKPVGTLVMHDLLPGNNLYLFATGTGLAPFMSIIKDPEAYERFDKIVLVHCVRFVSELAYHDHIMQELPEHEFLGEGIRDKLIYYPTVTREPFRNEGRITTLVESNKLCSDIGLPALNKETDRVMLCGSPAMLDELTRMLDARGFMGSPQLGQPGHYVIERAFVEK